TAGCTCCAGAGCGTGCTCTTTCAGCCGCTCATCCTCATATTGAACAAGTTGATAGAGCGTCAGACTCTGCCCGAGCCATTCTCTACTGGCAACGAGCGATGCGTGCCTCTTCGCCCCCGGTGCCTCGTCTGACTCTCCTTCCTCAGGATCTTTCGGGGCTTCACCCTTCTCGGCTAAGAGATAGAGACACCATCCGCCTAGATACCAGGCCTCCACACTTTGGTCATCTTCAAGGATCAGACGCTCCAGAGCTTCAAGTGCCTCCAGCAACATCGAAACTTCCATCAGGAGACGGGCAAGACTGATCCTGGTCGGGAAGTCCGGAACATTTGGATCCTCTGGCGGCAAATCCTTCCATAACGCTAGACTCCGCGAGAGTGCTGCTCgcgcatcatcttctcgtaATTGTGAAATTCGGATAGACGCCAGCGTCTGTAGTACTTCGGGGGAGCTGGGCTGGATCAGTAGGGCTTCTGTGATCAAAGTTTCACAACGCTTTTCcgcatcttcttcccaccTAGAAACACCGTCAGCTCGAGAACGTGTAGGTAGGGAAATCTCAATAGGGAAAAACCTACGAAAGATCCGTCATATAGATCTCCGCAACGCCACAGAGTGCGGTTGCCatcttccctttcttctcctccagctctaATACCTGTGCAGGGCCAGCATCTACCTCCAATTGTTGAATAACATTCCTCAGAGACCCAACACCCTTCTCAAACCATTGAACGCTATCTTTTCCACCGAGCTCACTCAATTGAGCGAGCCATAAGAATTTTTCAGCGCCGCCCCCCTCGGACTCGGGAATAGAACCGGTCGGATCCAGCTCGACCGCTTGTAGAAAATGTTTCCTTGCGAGGTCAATCTCGCCCATTTCAACGTAAATGCCCGCAACCGCATTCAGACTCGAGAGCTGTGCCGGAGAGTTGGCGGGCGCACTCTCGAGTGCTTGCTGAGCTAGCGAAAGCGCCTCATCGAGCTGCCCGGTCTGAAGAAGTACTGTTGCTTGCTCGAGAAGCTTAGCGGGGTCTTCGTTCATTTTTCGTTTCGATATCGAGCCGCCAGCGCTCAGAACGGACTTTTCGCGGGACTTGGAAGCTTTCTTCTTGTGAGGTCTGGGCTTTCCCATGGTATGTCTGTCGCAATATATTATAACGTACTGTATGTGATTTtttggaagatggaaattTCCCGCCGGAACCTTGCCTGAGgaatagttattataattaaaaacttCTCTTGAAGATTTGCACGACTGGAACTCCAGTGTATTTCCCGATTCGGGAGTGGGAACAAGTTTGGCCATTTTTCTTATCTGTTTGCTTGGTTTGCATGAGGGACCGCGGCCGATTTGATTTAGACAGAGAATTGATTCAGGCACCTTTTAGCTTAACATCTTGTCAGGGCATTCAATATTTTCGTTTTATTCAGGTACTCGtattgttgttttgtttcttAACAAAATTCGCCCTGTGTATGCCACGATACCTAATAGCCACTTCTTTGTTTTCCGAACAACACCAAAATACCCCTCATCGGAGCCCAGAAAACCGCTATTAAACATGGGCCGCGAAGACCAGACTGAAGAGCGCGAGGTGCTCGAATCTATATTTCCTGACGAAATCACAGGTAGGATGAATTGATAGCCACATCGAAACCAAGCCGAGCCCAGGCTTACTCAAGCAATCTAGACCTATCGGACACCTCTTTTCGGATATCAATTACACTCGACCCGCCAGAAAATGATGAGCAGGAAGCCGAACCTCCCATTTTACTTTTACAAGTCTCCTACCCGGAAGAATACCCCGAAGTTGCACCTGAAATAGAATTGATGGCGCCCCCGAACGCCCCCAAACACCCCCGGCTAGATATCAGCGAAGATCGCGAGAGGCTTCTTGAAGCTCTACAACCAACTATTGAGGAAAATATGGgcatggcgatggtgtttACTCTTGTCAGTGCATTGAAGGAAAGCGCCGAGCTTCTTATGGCCGAGCGCGTTAATGCTGTTCATGCggtgaaggagatggaggctgctaaggccgaggaagaggagaataAGAAGTTCCAAGGTACCACTGTCAATCGGGAAACATTCCTTGAGTGGCTTGATAAATTTaaggaggaggtggaggaggaggagaggaagaagcgagaagagaaggaggcggaggaaaagaaagctaATAAGAAGGCACCGgcgaaagaagagaagaagcttACGGGGAAGCAACTGTGGGAACGTGGTTTGGCTGGAAAGGCAGACttcgatgaagaggatgaggatggcatgCCGACTGCCGTGGAAAAGATGAAAATAGCAGCATAGGATATTTTAGTTTGAAATATAATACCATCGAGTGTTCTATTGTCCTATGTCCTTCCTATCATGTCAACTTCCAACTGCATGACGATGAACAAGATAGAGCCGATATGACAAGAGTAATCTTTCTGTTCTAGTAAAGAGATACATGGCGGAAGTGTATTTTGAGCAACCTCGATGTGTTGCATCGCAGATCAGTTGTGATCTGAATGCATTCAGTCTGAAAAGGTCAGAGTAGCATCGCCCATAACACATTGAGCTGTCTAGATGGCACGGTGTAAAACCGACCACCCAATTCCCGGAAGGCAGCTACCATCTTAGAATATTTTCGGGTTCATTGGGCGCATTGCGCTCATAAGCGTGAACAATGCAAGGTCAACATTGTAGTTCGTGTTGAATGACAGGCGGAAGATGTGTTGACGAGGGCCTCGATTTATAGGCTGCAACATGTGGCCGTAGACCATGGGTGTGCCAAAATGGTGTGGCAATCAAACGAATAAACTGGTATGGTTGCGAGAGCCAGTCATGAGTGTTGTATTCTAGCGAACGCAGATAGGCAAAGCGCGATATTGTAGGGAGACAAGGTATATCATGTTTCAGTCAATCGCTTCTCTTTTTCGGCCTtctgtttctcttctt
This sequence is a window from Aspergillus puulaauensis MK2 DNA, chromosome 6, nearly complete sequence. Protein-coding genes within it:
- a CDS encoding RWD domain-containing protein (BUSCO:EOG09265K60;~COG:S;~EggNog:ENOG410PPZ9;~InterPro:IPR016135,IPR040213,IPR006575;~PFAM:PF05773;~go_function: GO:0005515 - protein binding [Evidence IEA]), with product MGREDQTEEREVLESIFPDEITDLSDTSFRISITLDPPENDEQEAEPPILLLQVSYPEEYPEVAPEIELMAPPNAPKHPRLDISEDRERLLEALQPTIEENMGMAMVFTLVSALKESAELLMAERVNAVHAVKEMEAAKAEEEENKKFQGTTVNRETFLEWLDKFKEEVEEEERKKREEKEAEEKKANKKAPAKEEKKLTGKQLWERGLAGKADFDEEDEDGMPTAVEKMKIAA
- a CDS encoding ACL4 family protein (COG:S;~EggNog:ENOG410PI0V;~InterPro:IPR011990,IPR019734,IPR013026;~PFAM:PF13424,PF13432,PF13181;~go_function: GO:0005515 - protein binding [Evidence IEA]), with the translated sequence MAKLVPTPESGNTLEFQSCKSSREVFNYNNYSSGKVPAGNFHLPKNHIQYVIIYCDRHTMGKPRPHKKKASKSREKSVLSAGGSISKRKMNEDPAKLLEQATVLLQTGQLDEALSLAQQALESAPANSPAQLSSLNAVAGIYVEMGEIDLARKHFLQAVELDPTGSIPESEGGGAEKFLWLAQLSELGGKDSVQWFEKGVGSLRNVIQQLEVDAGPAQVLELEEKKGKMATALCGVAEIYMTDLSWEEDAEKRCETLITEALLIQPSSPEVLQTLASIRISQLREDDARAALSRSLALWKDLPPEDPNVPDFPTRISLARLLMEVSMLLEALEALERLILEDDQSVEAWYLGGWCLYLLAEKGEAPKDPEEGESDEAPGAKRHASLVASREWLGQSLTLYQLVQYEDERLKEHALELVEAMNKEIGEDMEDESNAEDGEGDEEEWEGIESDSDHEMADS